The following are from one region of the Tachysurus fulvidraco isolate hzauxx_2018 chromosome 24, HZAU_PFXX_2.0, whole genome shotgun sequence genome:
- the slc52a2 gene encoding solute carrier family 52, riboflavin transporter, member 2 isoform X2 has protein sequence MWWNNAAVSHVLVALFGMGSWIAVNSFWVELPVVVNTLPEGWNLPAYLSVLIAFGNVGPLAVTLTHHFAPGLLNERALIHSIQVLAVVASAFLALFWSEVVTVAGEPRSVAFLLLSVVLSTVCCTSNVTFLPFMFRYPPQYIRTFFVGQGLSALFPCIVALGQGVGKVECIKTENGTKTRYLKENFPAQDFFWFLFVMLTISSLSFLAMMYTFATSFEAEVSQVAEQVTEKYQGPEEHPLQNEESPVSEEHDEVEKINPAVSFWTLRNIYLLILLGVSTALTNGVLPSVQSFSCLPYGPMAFHLSVVLGNIANPLACFAAMAVLLRSSVGLSFMSLGGGLFAVYLLALAALSPCPPLLGTHAGVAMVVISWIIFTGLFSYVKVVVSTLLHEAGHTALLWCGVFIQAGSLIGALTIFPLVSVYQVFQRAQDCVNTCS, from the exons atgtggtggAATAATGCTGCTGTCTCGCACGTTTTGGTGGCCTTGTTCGGAATGGGATCGTGGATAGCTGTAAACTCGTTTTGGGTGGAACTGCCTGTGGTAGTAAACACTTTGCCAGAAG GATGGAATTTGCCAGCCTATCTCTCAGTGCTTATTGCCTTTGGTAATGTGGGTCCACTGGCTGTCACTTTAACACACCACTTTGCTCCAGGTTTACTGAATGAGCGTGCTCTCATTCACTCTATACAAGTCCTGGCAGTAGTTGCTTCAGCCTTTCTCGCCCTCTTCTGGTCAGAAGTGGTAACAGTTGCTGGTGAACCAAGATCCGTGGCCTTTCTGCTTCTTTCTGTGGTGCTGTCAACTGTGTGCTGCACCTCCAATGTGACCTTTTTGCCCTTTATGTTCCGTTACCCTCCACAATACATCCGGACGTTTTTCGTTGGCCAAGGGCTCAGTGCACTCTTTCCCTGTATCGTGGCCCTTGGACAGGGTGTAGGGAAGGTCGAGTGCATTAAGACAGAAAATGGCACTAAGACTCGTTATCTTAAAGAGAACTTCCCAGCCCAGGACTTCTTCTGGTTCCTGTTTGTGATGCTAACTATCTCTTCACTCTCCTTCCTGGCTATGATGTACACATTTGCAACATCTTTTGAAGCAGAAGTCAGTCAGGTCGCAGAGCAAGTGACTGAGAAATATCAAGGACCAGAGGAACACCCATTACAAAATGAAGAATCTCCAGTGTCGGAGGAACACGATGAAGTGGAGAAAATTAACCCTGCTGTGTCCTTCTGGACTTTACGCAATATCTACCTGCTCATTTTGCTTGGAGTCTCTACTGCTTTGACTAATGGGGTTTTGCCATCAGTTCAGAGCTTTTCCTGCCTGCCGTACGGTCCCATGGCTTTTCACCTCTCTGTTGTCTTGGGAAACATCGCAAATCCTCTGGCTTGCTTTGCAGCCATGGCTGTTCTGCTAAG GTCTAGTGTTGGCCTTAGTTTTATGTCACTTGGAGGAGGACTGTTTGCTGTCTATCTGCTGGCTCTGGCTGCCCTTAGTCCATGCCCACCCCTCTTGGGAACACATGCAGGAGTGGCCATGGTG GTGATCTCATGGATCATCTTCACAGGCTTGTTCTCGTATGTGAAGGTGGTGGTTAGCACTCTTCTTCATGAGGCAGGACACACTGCTTTGCTCTGGTGTGGAGTTTTCATCCAGGCCGGCTCTCTCATCGGAGCACTCACTATTTTCCCGCTAGTGAGTGTGTACCAGGTGTTTCAGCGAGCTCAGGACTGTGTGAACACCTGCAGCTAG
- the fbxl6 gene encoding F-box/LRR-repeat protein 6, translating to MDNSHQDLANSEVHEIADKGGPSSQHVSTGTGQKNTKLDKKKATMKRKATSLKGEKRKKKKKIQRVQRPNYTVQHAEDMLLIISNVSQFDSVWKPKRKGCKRKKAKRKTTSVRRKKEPTKSRVTKVTEEVLGNDADLEESDTAQGLDWGQRMPVEVLVKIFELVVLQDGAIPFLCRVGRVCRLWNRAASLPALWSSVSIGYCWIEPGKSQLPGTAQKIKNTVDWLTQNRFSQLRNFKLCHWKKHVDYVVQAISNACSNLQSLELSFCMGVTKDAFQNLGGAFQSLESINVQHTEFQDDGLLSFLEASGSQLRKISFTRSSKSDKLLSALCRGCCPDLRFLEINTKLDCGYCPLPICVPALQFGCPKLQTFRLMNINPVPKMMRNTPSSTLGFPMLEELCIASSSHSFMNDQDLLNILHGSPNLRVLDLRGCSRITAAGLYALPCEGLECLYWGLYFNSKVMVASNKGIHMLTQKWSHSIRELDLTNQPFSEEDMEIAMGHLAHGTGADSFHSLNLSGTKITSYAVRLLVGQSTALSYLNLSSCRYLPRGLKRIYRGQEDVQQLLDKLD from the exons ATGGATAATTCTCATCAAGATTTAGCAAATTCTGAGGTACATGAGATCGCAGATAAGGGTGGTCCATCTTCACAACATGTCAGTACGGGAACAGGTCAGAAAAATACCAAACTTGACAAGAAAAAAGCAACAATGAAAAGGAAGGCTACTTCACTCAAAggtgagaagagaaaaaagaagaaaaagatccAACGAGTTCAGAGACCTAATTACACTGTACAGCATGCTGAGGATATGCTTCTGATAATATCAAACGTTAGCCAGTTTGATAGTGTTTGGAAACCTAAGCGGAAAGGTTGCAAGAGGAAAAAGGCCAAAAGAAAGACCACATCAgtaaggaggaaaaaagaacCTACAAAATCCAGAGTCACTAAAGTCACTGAAGAGGTTTTAGGTAATGATGCTGATTTGGAGGAATCAGACACTGCACAGGGCCTTGACTGGGGTCAGAGAATGCCAGTAGAAGTGTTAGTTAAGATTTTTGAACTGGTAGTGCTTCAAGATGGTGCTATACCATTTCTCTGCAG GGTTGGTCGAGTTTGTCGACTGTGGAATCGCGCTGCTTCTTTACCCGCTCTTTGGTCCAGTGTGTCCATTGGCTACTGCTGGATTGAACCTGGTAAGAGTCAGTTACCTGGAACTGCACAGAAGATTAAGAACACTGTAGACTGGCTAACACAGAACAG GTTCTCACAACTGAGGAATTTCAAGCTCTGTCACTGGAAAAAGCATGTTGATTATGTTGTTCAG GCAATATCAAATGCCTGCTCAAATCTCCAGTCCCTAGAGTTGTCATTCTGCATGGGTGTGACAAAAGATGCCTTTCAAAATCTTGGAGGTGCTTTTCAGTCTCTTGAGAGCATAAATGTGCAACACACAGAG TTTCAGGATGATGGTCTGCTGTCTTTTCTCGAGGCATCAGGGAGTCAACTAAGAAAGATTTCCTTTACACGCAGCTCAAAAAGTGACAAACTTCTCAGTGCGTTGTGT AGAGGTtgctgtcctgatctcaggtttCTGGAGATCAATACTAAGTTAGACTGTGGATATTGCCCCCTTCCCATCTGTGTACCAGCTTTACAATTTGGCTGTCCCAAGCTACAG ACTTTTAGGTTAATGAATATTAACCCTGTTCCCAAAATGATGCGCAATACACCCAGTTCCACACTTGGCTTCCCCATGCTGGAGGAGCTGTGTATAGCCTCTTCATCTCATTCATTTATGAATGACCAGGACCTGCTCAATATTCTGCATGGCTCCCCCAACCTGCGTGTACTGGACCTGCGGGGATGCTCTCGCATCACAGCTGCTGGGCTATATGCTCTGCCTTGTGAAG GTCTGGAATGTTTATACTGGGGGCTGTATTTCAATAGCAAGGTCATGGTTGCATCAAACAAAGGCATTCACATGCTGACACAGAAATGGAGCCATAGTATTCGAGAGCTGGATCTCACCAACCAGCCTTTCTCAGAAGAGGACATGGAGATTGCAATGGGACATCTGGCTCATGGAACTGGAGCAGATTCCTTTCATTCTCTGAATCTCAGTGGGACCAAGATCACATCGTATGCAGTCAG GTTACTAGTGGGTCAATCTACAGCTCTTAGCTACTTGAATCTATCATCCTGCCGTTACCTTCCAAGAGGACTCAAACGAATATATCGTGGGCAAGAAGATGTACAGCAGCTCCTGGACAAGTTAGAttaa
- the slc52a2 gene encoding solute carrier family 52, riboflavin transporter, member 2 isoform X1 — translation MEDLQDSSFSVPSAMSIADELKDDFYFNLLDDFLGSQTGESLELDEKLCTNRLLVQVGVLREDNNASWVNITKWLQKIFPVFQSADFRGLIERNTETAMSLTGDARESFFASNVNFEFVGPICDSIGISRPDLLEMSDFSDRAKLTEVTNGLILELTSFIEREKLDPVVLVSWLCNFDPAFCSDGKIHKANKLLQASLERFRMQCRKNQTRRYRSSGLYDEFLRSPFHLISDLKDDSEYRSVSVIKGHLKRKRLHVQRIQNIPLDKIKDESESFNFSYFRPEYNPKPHCYTENSPKLECDNDSDQTFQPREVKKEDYHCQPAEPKSDLEDKTQVDTGDCLSILDVSVLSLQKLTEMYGGRTDGANLVSMDLLKNQYALMLKEDLSMQSLNEKVLAYNSAGKEPVLPPPLNFLHCNTHFLLNFIDAVEKQIMSFEREIVNTTGDQLGRDKNPKFNGFLNFNESAVTRYINMACEILCPRGESNNNYRRHWLAFCIERKNPSRLPVNQSNRFINYFEAAAALVHHYSDVALFVSDLQLLKDDANIFLESINSDASDEAIQALVCVVAVVYCKVLGPFWQLLKSDAQYVLFSKYLYCLYEKLLEWSRDASVLLQPEAVTNVFLQVPMQENSFPGVFSFCHRNANNQYGALMKECLQRMMKFIAAVMEENLKDFLPGGKYCKDHSGELMEQFASCTLSQLMGEYPFGHAYSYNKNRPDKSQVQPEGNTEDHSDGDGVIYRAPAVKKRSKPYVMFDRANLRPLNKLKKKRKLNKLSCNLKMQDQKYRKTIIASVTKNGGPCKSIQDVDQLLLRMEGAHHSQKREAVRSELNYQKFVVGCRDKRLNRLGFSLSDLVNKLKAILPCDNQSTSLVTEPTGNVVGGEASSGISQFTPQEQTVNQPSSPSNNKIDINNKDN, via the exons ATGGAGGACCTTCAAGACTCCAGTTTCAGTGTTCCTAGTGCTATGAGTATCGCTGATGAATTGA AGGATGATTTCTACTTCAACCTTTTGGATGACTTCCTTGGATCTCAGACTGGCGAGTCACTGGAGTTGGATGAAAAGCTCTGCACAAACCGGCTTCTGGTGCAAGTCGGCGTATTAAGAGAGGACAATAATGCTTCATGGGTGAACATTACAAAGTGGCTTCAGAAGATTTTTCCAGTATTTCAATCTGCAGATTTTCGAGGTTTGATTGAAAGGAATACAGAAACAGCTATGAGCTTAACCGGAGATGCCAGAGAGAGCTTTTTCGCGTCAAATGTTAACTTTGAATTTGTGGGACCAATATGCGATAGCATTGGCATCAGCAGACCTGATTTGCTTGAAATGTCTGATTTTTCTGACCGTGCAAAGTTAACAGAAGTTACAAATGGTCTGATACTAGAACTGACCAGCTTCATTGAAAGAGAAAAACTTGACCCAGTTGTTCTGGTGTCATGGCTTTGTAATTTTGACCCTGCATTCTGCAGTGATGGTAAAATCCATAAAGCCAATAAACTCCTTCAGGCAAGTCTGGAAAGGTTCAGGATGCAGTGTCGAAAAAATCAAACCAGAAGATACCGGAGCAGTGGATTGTACGATGAATTTCTTCGGAGTCCATTTCATCTTATCTCTGATCTCAAGGATGACTCAGAATACAGGAGTGTGTCGGTAATCAAAGGGCATTTGAAAAGAAAGCGTCTTCACGTtcaaaggatccaaaatattCCACTGGACAAGATCAAGGATGAAAGTGAATCGTTTAATTTCTCATACTTCCGCCCTGAATACAATCCAAAGCCACATTGCTATACTGAAAACAGCCCAAAGCTGGAATGTGACAATGACTCTGACCAGACATTCCAACCAAGAGAAGTGAAGAAGGAAGATTATCATTGTCAGCCTGCTGAGCCTAAGTCTGACTTGGAAGACAAGACCCAGGTTGATACAGGAGATTGTTTATCCATCCTCGATGTCTCTGTGCTGTCTTTGCAAAAACTTACAGAAATGTATGGAGGGAGAACTGATGGGGCCAATCTGGTGTCTATGGATCTCCTCAAGAATCAGTATGCTCTGATGCTGAAAGAAGATCTCAGCATGCAGTCTCTGAATGAAAAAGTCTTGGCCTATAACTCGGCTGGAAAAGAACCTGTGCTACCACCGCCTTTGAATTTCCTTCACTGCAACACTCATTTCCTTCTCAATTTTATTGATGCTGTTGAGAAGCAAATCATGTCATTTGAAAGAGAAATTGTGAACACTACAGGGGATCAGCTTGGGCGAGACAAAAACCCCAAATTTAACGGTTTTTTAAACTTCAATGAGAGTGCCGTCACTCGGTACATTAACATGGCTTGTGAAATCTTGTGTCCAAGAGGAGAAAGCAACAATAATTACAGAAGGCACTGGCTTGCCTTTTGCATTGAGAGGAAGAACCCTTCTAGGCTACCTGTCAATCAATCTAATAGGTTCATTAACTATTTTGAGGCAGCAGCTGCGCTTGTTCACCATTACAGTGACGTTGCACTGTTTGTGTCTGACCTACAGCTACTTAAAGATGATGCAAATATTTTTCTAGAGAGCATTAATTCTGATGCTAGCGATGAGGCTATACAGGCTCTCGTCTGTGTTGTGGCTGTAGTGTATTGTAAAGTCTTGGGGCCCTTTTGGCAGCTCCTGAAGAGTGACGCCCAGTACGTGTTGTTCAGCAAGTACCTTTACTGCCTTTATGAGAAGCTTCTAGAGTGGTCCAGGGATGCATCTGTTCTCTTGCAACCCGAGGCCGTGACAAATGTGTTTCTCCAGGTTCCAATGCAGGAGAACAGCTTTCCTGGTGTATTTTCCTTCTGCCATAGAAATGCAAATAATCAATATGGTGCTCTAATGAAGGAATGCCTACAGAGGATGATGAAGTTCATTGCTGCTGTAATGGAAGAAAATCTCAAAGACTTCTTACCAGGAGGCAAGTACTGCAAAGATCATTCTGGGGAACTCATGGAACAGTTTGCTAGCTGCACGTTGTCCCAGCTGATGGGCGAGTACCCGTTTGGTCATGCATACTCCTACAACAAAAACAGGCCGGATAAATCCCAAGTGCAGCCTGAGGGTAATACAGAAGACCATTCGGATGGTGACGGTGTTATCTACAGGGCTCCAGCTGTCAAGAAACGTTCAAAGCCTTATGTCATGTTTGACAGGGCGAATTTGCGACCATtgaacaaattaaaaaagaaaagaaaattgaaCAAGTTGTCGTGTAATTTGAAAATGCAAGACCAGAAGTACAGGAAAACCATAATTGCTTCAGTCACAAAAAACGGAGGCCCATGTAAAAGCATTCAAGATGTCGATCAGTTGCTTTTGAGAATGGAAGGGGCACACCATTCTCAAAAGCGAGAGGCTGTCCGTTCAGAGTTAAACTACCAAAAGTTTGTCGTTGGGTGCCGAGACAAACGGCTGAACCGTTTAGGTTTCTCTCTGTCAGACCTGGTCAACAAACTAAAGGCCATCTTGCCTTGCGATAACCAGTCCACAAGCTTAGTAACAGAGCCGACTGGAAATGTCGTTGGGGGTGAAGCGAGTTCAGGTATTTCACAATTTACACCACAAGAACAAACTGTGAATCAACCATCTTCACCTTCcaataataaaatagatataaataataaagacaactgA